The following proteins come from a genomic window of Puntigrus tetrazona isolate hp1 chromosome 15, ASM1883169v1, whole genome shotgun sequence:
- the dhrs11b.1 gene encoding dehydrogenase/reductase SDR family member 11b, with protein sequence MDRWKGRVALVTGASVGIGAAIAKSLARHGMKVVGCARNVEQIEKLSSECVSSGFSGNLIPYKCDLSVEDDVLSMFSWIKVHHQGVDVCINNAGLALPEPLLSGKISGWKTMIDVNVIALSVCTREAYQSMKERNIDDGHIININSMSGHRVVNSADSHFYTASKYAVTALTEGLRQELREAKTHIRATCISPGLVETEFAYRLYNENPEKASAAYKSIKCLQAEDIANAVVYVLSAPPHVQIGDIQMRPVEQLA encoded by the exons ATGGATCGCTGGAAAGGCAGGGTTGCTCTGGTCACCGGGGCTTCGGTGGGAATCGGGGCAGCTATCGCAAAGTCTCTTGCCCGGCACGGCATGAAGGTGGTCGGCTGTGCCAGGAACGTGGAGCAAATCGAG AAACTGTCTTCTGAATGCGTGAGCAGCGGCTTCAGCGGCAATCTGATCCCGTACAAATGCGATCTGTCCGTAGAGGACGACGTGTTATCCATGTTCTCCTGGATCAAAGTTCATCATCAAGGAGTCGATGTGTGCATCAACAATGCTGGATTGGCTCTCCCGGAGCCTCTGCTGAGCGGAAAAATCAGCGGCTGGAAGACCATGATAGAC gtGAACGTCATTGCCCTGTCAGTGTGCACCCGTGAGGCCTACCAGtccatgaaagaaagaaacatcgACGATGGTCATATCATTAATATCAACAG cATGAGTGGACACCGGGTCGTCAACAGTGCTGATTCACACTTCTACACTGCCAGCAAATACGCGGTGACCGCTCTCACTGAAGGTCTTCGTCAAGAGTTACGAGAGGCCAAAACCCACATACGTGCCACA TGTATTTCTCCTGGCTTAGTGGAGACTGAATTTGCCTACCGGCTCTATAATGAAAACCCAGAAAAGGCTTCTGCTGCTTATAAGAGTATAAAG tgcCTGCAAGCGGAAGACATCGCAAACGCGGTGGTGTATGTCCTGAGC